The Polyangiaceae bacterium genome includes a window with the following:
- a CDS encoding serine protease codes for MTARRLLALAVLLVPGAALAAPPPNTGDTARGAAQTARAAADAADQVADGSLAGITDKEDSPETTMDRARRGVVTLERRGKVLGVGTVLSGDGRILTALSPLGHGNNLDARFADGSVTRVKVGHTDRAWDLALLVPQNGRWKKGLRAARESATQAGSNLRVFSLVGQKELAPARTIVKGQRTLMGADNELLHDAIELASRLKSTDVGSPVIDDKGDVVAIIARACAPVPNAPCTRVPFGVPTPAIKAFLRTVPANAVPPAPWLGIQGVADDAGAARGVRVISVHPRSPAAAAGLKGSRDRNTADTVVAVNGAPVSTPEALAETINQRAVGDSVELLLFGGGKFRQVTLTLRAAPDQNRKKAPAVKRRSRP; via the coding sequence GTGACCGCGCGTCGACTATTGGCGCTGGCCGTTCTGTTGGTGCCGGGCGCGGCACTGGCAGCGCCTCCGCCCAACACCGGGGATACCGCGCGGGGAGCCGCCCAGACGGCTCGGGCCGCGGCAGATGCAGCGGACCAGGTGGCGGACGGCAGCTTGGCCGGCATCACGGACAAGGAAGACAGCCCGGAAACCACGATGGATCGCGCGCGCAGGGGCGTGGTCACGCTGGAGCGGCGGGGCAAGGTGCTGGGCGTGGGCACCGTGCTCTCGGGAGACGGGCGCATCCTCACGGCGCTGTCCCCGCTGGGTCACGGCAACAACTTGGACGCGCGCTTCGCGGACGGCAGCGTCACCCGCGTGAAGGTCGGCCACACGGACCGCGCGTGGGACCTCGCGCTCTTGGTCCCGCAAAACGGCCGCTGGAAGAAGGGCCTGCGCGCCGCGCGGGAATCCGCCACCCAGGCCGGCAGCAACCTGCGCGTGTTCAGCTTGGTCGGCCAAAAGGAGCTGGCCCCCGCGCGCACCATCGTCAAAGGGCAGCGCACGCTGATGGGTGCGGACAACGAGCTCTTGCACGACGCCATCGAGCTCGCCAGCCGGCTGAAGAGCACGGACGTTGGCAGCCCCGTGATCGACGACAAGGGTGACGTCGTCGCCATCATCGCCCGCGCCTGCGCGCCGGTGCCCAACGCCCCCTGCACCCGCGTGCCCTTCGGCGTGCCCACCCCCGCCATCAAGGCGTTCCTCCGCACGGTGCCCGCCAACGCGGTGCCACCGGCACCCTGGCTCGGGATCCAGGGCGTGGCCGACGACGCGGGAGCGGCCCGCGGCGTGCGCGTGATCTCCGTCCACCCTCGCAGCCCGGCGGCGGCCGCCGGCCTCAAGGGCAGCCGGGACAGGAACACGGCGGACACGGTGGTGGCCGTGAACGGAGCCCCGGTGTCCACGCCGGAGGCGCTGGCGGAGACCATCAACCAGCGCGCCGTGGGGGACAGCGTGGAGCTGCTCCTGTTCGGCGGCGGGAAATTCCGGCAGGTGACCCTCACCCTGCGGGCGGCCCCGGATCAGAACCGGAAGAAGGCCCCCGCGGTAAAGCGCCGCTCGCGGCCGTAG